The Arthrobacter sp. PM3 genome contains the following window.
ACGCCTTCGAACACGGCACCGAAGACAGGACGCTGGCCGGGATCGTCGGCTACTCCATGAACACCGGCACGGTTATGGTGGGGCAGCGGCTGAGCAAGGAGCAGCGCTATGACTGGCTGCGGAAGTTCGGCATCGGGGAGGCGCCCGACATCGGCCTTCCGGCGGAGTCCAAAGGCATCCTGACCCCGGCCGACCAGTGGGACGGGCGCCAGCAATACACCGTCCTGTTCGGCCAGGGCGTCGCCCAATCCACCTTGCAGACCGTCCGCGCCTACCAGAGCATTGCCAACGACGGTGTGATGCTCCAACCCCGCCTGATCGACAGCTACATCAGCCCGGACGGAACCGAGGAGAAGGTCCCGGCCAAGGACCCGCGGCAGGTCGTCTCCAAGGAGACCGCCAAACAGGTGCGCGACATCCTGGAAAGCGCCGTGACCGAAGGCGAGATCAAGGAAGCCGCCATCGACGGGTACCGTGTGGGCGCCAAGACCGGCACCTCCGAATCACCCTGCGACGACGGCAAGTCCGGCTTCTGCGGCTACACCGCCTCCATGGTGGGAATGGCGCCCATGGACGATCCGCGGTTTATTGTGGAGGTGGTCCTGCAACGGCCCAAGGGAAGCATCTACGGAATCACCAACGGACCGGTGTTCCGTTCGGTGATGAGCCAGACGCTGCGCACGTTCAACGTCCAGCCCTCCACCGGCGAACCTGTCCGGCTGCCGCAGTACGCAAAGTAGCCAGTACGCCAAGCAACCAGCACACCAACCGCCCCCGTTCCACCGGCAGCCCCTGCCGCCCGGAGCACGTCCCCGTGCGCAGTGCCCGATTCACTAGCACGACAACGGAGATCGACTTGTCAGAGCCCACCGTCCCCGACGCTTCCGCGCCGTCCGGCCACGCCTCCACCCCGGGCTTCCGGCCTACTGCGGTCACCGCAGTGCCACTGGCCACCATCGGCGAGTCGATCGGCGTCGTCGTGCCCGGGGCTTCCAGCGGCGTTCCGGTCACCGGGATCTGCCTTAATTCCCGCGCCGTCCACCCCGGCGACCTCTATGTGGCGCTGCCGGGCGCCTCACGGCACGGTGCCGACTTCGTGGCCCAGGCGGTCGGCGCCGGAGCCGTGGCGGTGCTCACCGACGACGCCGGGGCACACCTGTTGGCCCTCTCCAATGACATCCCCGTCCCGGTGCTGGTCGCCGACGAGCCCCGCAGCGTGGTCGGACGGCTGTCCGCACTGATCTACCAGAGCCGGCCCGACGGTGCCGGTGCCCCCGCCCTCTTCGGGGTCACGGGGACCAACGGCAAGACGACCACCACGTACTTTATCAACGCCCTGCTGAGGGCGCTCGGCAAGCGCACCGGCCTGATCGGGACGATCGAGATCCTCGCCGGCGGCGAGCCGATCCCGAGCCTGCTGACCACCCCTGAATCCACGGACGTACACGCCCTGCTCGCCCTCATGCGCGAACGCGGCCTCGATGCCGCGTCAATGGAAGTCTCCTCGCACGCCGTGGCCTTCCACCGCGTGGACGCCGTGGTCTTCGACGTCGCCGGTTTCACCAACCTCACCCAGGACCACCTGGACCTGCACGGCACCATGGAAGAGTACTTCCAGACCAAAGCCCGCCTGTTCACCCCGGAACACGCCCGGACAGCCGTCGTCACCGTGGACGACGACTGGGGACGCAAGCTCGCCGCGGCCGCCGGCATCCCCGTCACGACCCTCGCCACCGCCGCCCCCGCCGCCCCCGCCGGGGAGGCAACCGGAGCGGATTGGAGCGTCGTGCACACGACCCCGCGCGGACTCGGCACCGATTTCGTCCTCCGGCACCGCGGCGGCACCGAACTGCGCGTCCACACCGGCCTGCCCGGAAGCTTCAACGTCGCCAACGCCGCCCTGGCCACCGTGATGGTGCTCGCGGGCGGCCACGAGCCCGCTGCCGTGCAGGCCGCCCTCGACGCCGAGGACCCGTTCACCGTCGCAGTGCCCGGCCGGATGCAGCTCGTGTCCACGGACCCCGCGGCCGTCGTGGACTTCGCCCACAACCCCGATGCCTTGGAACGCGCCCTCGAAGCCGTCCGGTCCCCGGAGCCCGGCTCCAAAGTGATTGTCGTCTTCGGCGCCACCGGGCAGCGCGACCAGGGCAAGCGCCCTGCCATGGGCGCGATTGCGGCCCGGCTGGCGGACACCGTGATTGTCAGCGACGACGACCCCCACGACGAGGACGCGGCGGCCATCCGTGCGGACGTCCTTGCCGGCGCCGTGGCTGCCAAGGAGGCCGAGGGCCTGGACTGCACGGTCCTGGAGGTCTTCCCGCGCGATGCTGCCATCCTCAAGGCCGTCGAGCTCGCCGAAACCGGGGATACCATCCTCGTGGCCGGACGGGGCCACGAGGTGTGGCAGGAAGTCAAAGGCGTCAACCTGGCTCTGGATGACCGGGTGGAGCTCCGCAACGCCTTGACAGCACGGGGATTCACCGTTCTTGAAGACCACCGGATAGAGTCCTAAACCGAGATGATTGCATTTACAGCGGCGGAAAT
Protein-coding sequences here:
- a CDS encoding UDP-N-acetylmuramoyl-L-alanyl-D-glutamate--2,6-diaminopimelate ligase — encoded protein: MSEPTVPDASAPSGHASTPGFRPTAVTAVPLATIGESIGVVVPGASSGVPVTGICLNSRAVHPGDLYVALPGASRHGADFVAQAVGAGAVAVLTDDAGAHLLALSNDIPVPVLVADEPRSVVGRLSALIYQSRPDGAGAPALFGVTGTNGKTTTTYFINALLRALGKRTGLIGTIEILAGGEPIPSLLTTPESTDVHALLALMRERGLDAASMEVSSHAVAFHRVDAVVFDVAGFTNLTQDHLDLHGTMEEYFQTKARLFTPEHARTAVVTVDDDWGRKLAAAAGIPVTTLATAAPAAPAGEATGADWSVVHTTPRGLGTDFVLRHRGGTELRVHTGLPGSFNVANAALATVMVLAGGHEPAAVQAALDAEDPFTVAVPGRMQLVSTDPAAVVDFAHNPDALERALEAVRSPEPGSKVIVVFGATGQRDQGKRPAMGAIAARLADTVIVSDDDPHDEDAAAIRADVLAGAVAAKEAEGLDCTVLEVFPRDAAILKAVELAETGDTILVAGRGHEVWQEVKGVNLALDDRVELRNALTARGFTVLEDHRIES